From the genome of SAR202 cluster bacterium, one region includes:
- a CDS encoding TIGR03619 family F420-dependent LLM class oxidoreductase, giving the protein MDNKIRIGIGVGGWPFPTYHSSEFFEFVNLCEEVGIDSLWFSDRLSGQENTLDPVISIAALCGVTKKMKFGTSALILPLRQPSILAKQLATLDFLSNGRLLVVVGLGQDQQKEFDLAGVVKKHRGRITDESIDVMRTLWSGEKCEFNGEFFNFKDVSLLPKPIQSPFPPIWIGGRSWAALDRVARKGDGWLPSATTPQECSSGIQYIKSRMSEAGNEIPDDHYGTFIPFHINTDKQIAEQNFSKYFVSRRNDISPDNYCAAGTSNDVLQMINSYINVGVSKFVMRPVAGADEWNNQIKLLGTEVLPRIQTPFSITELQERAGETLLGKLY; this is encoded by the coding sequence ATGGATAATAAAATTAGAATTGGAATAGGAGTTGGTGGCTGGCCTTTTCCTACATATCATTCGTCAGAATTTTTTGAATTTGTTAATTTGTGTGAAGAAGTAGGTATAGATTCACTTTGGTTTAGTGATCGATTAAGTGGTCAAGAAAATACCTTGGATCCTGTTATTTCGATTGCAGCTTTGTGCGGTGTAACTAAAAAAATGAAATTTGGTACAAGTGCATTAATCCTTCCTTTAAGACAACCATCGATTTTGGCAAAACAATTAGCAACATTAGATTTTCTTTCAAACGGAAGATTATTAGTAGTGGTTGGACTTGGTCAAGATCAACAAAAAGAATTTGACTTGGCAGGAGTTGTTAAAAAACATCGTGGTCGAATTACCGATGAATCTATAGATGTCATGAGGACTTTGTGGTCTGGTGAAAAATGTGAATTTAATGGAGAGTTTTTCAATTTTAAAGATGTCAGTTTACTTCCTAAACCTATACAATCTCCATTTCCACCAATATGGATTGGTGGAAGAAGTTGGGCTGCTTTGGATAGAGTTGCTAGAAAGGGAGATGGATGGTTGCCATCTGCTACAACACCTCAAGAATGTTCCTCAGGTATACAATACATAAAATCAAGAATGAGTGAAGCTGGAAATGAAATTCCTGACGATCATTATGGAACTTTCATTCCATTTCATATTAATACTGACAAACAAATTGCAGAACAGAATTTTTCTAAATATTTTGTATCTCGTAGAAATGATATAAGCCCGGATAATTATTGTGCTGCAGGTACTTCTAATGATGTGTTACAAATGATTAATAGTTATATTAATGTGGGGGTTTCAAAATTTGTTATGCGTCCTGTAGCAGGTGCAGATGAATGGAATAATCAAATAAAATTGTTAGGTACTGAAGTCTTGCCACGTATACAGACACCATTTTCAATCACAGAATTGCAAGAACGAGCTGGGGAAACTCTATTAGGGAAGCTTTATTAA
- the lhgO gene encoding L-2-hydroxyglutarate oxidase: MSGQYDIAIIGGGILGLATAMTITKNHPNQKVVLVEKEDTLAKHQTGHNSGVIHAGLYYRPGSQKASFCVDGARNMREFCDEHNIKYDLVGKVVVATNEEEIPRLENLFERGTANGVEGLTMIGPERLKEIEPHASGVQAIHSPNTGIVDYIQVSQAYATEYQEAGGDLFTNSEVVKINEDQNGYVLTTKSGEYKAKYLINCAGLYADKIVNMIGEKSNIKIIPFRGEYFELTEDSHHLVNGLIYPVPDPKFPFLGVHYTRLINGGVEAGPNAVLAFAKEGYKFSTVNPKEFLGTLSFSGFWIMAAKYWKTGMSEMYRSLSKKSFTRSLQKLVPEIREENLVSTEAGVRAQAVDSTGFLLDDFSIIQTARGIHVQNAPSPAATSSLSIGKYVADLAQSSFSL, translated from the coding sequence ATGTCAGGACAATATGATATCGCAATTATTGGTGGCGGAATATTAGGACTAGCAACTGCGATGACTATTACAAAAAATCATCCTAACCAAAAAGTTGTGTTAGTTGAAAAAGAAGACACATTAGCTAAACATCAAACTGGACATAATAGTGGTGTTATTCATGCAGGTTTATATTATCGACCAGGTTCTCAGAAAGCTTCTTTCTGCGTTGATGGAGCGAGAAATATGAGAGAGTTTTGTGACGAGCATAATATTAAGTATGATTTAGTTGGTAAAGTGGTAGTGGCGACCAACGAGGAAGAAATTCCTCGTCTTGAAAATCTTTTCGAAAGAGGTACTGCTAATGGTGTAGAAGGTTTAACAATGATTGGACCTGAACGTTTAAAAGAAATTGAGCCTCATGCATCAGGTGTACAAGCAATTCATTCTCCTAATACTGGTATAGTTGATTACATTCAAGTTTCACAAGCTTATGCTACTGAATATCAGGAAGCAGGAGGAGACCTTTTTACTAATTCAGAAGTTGTAAAAATAAATGAAGATCAAAATGGGTATGTATTAACAACGAAATCTGGCGAATATAAAGCTAAATATTTAATTAATTGTGCTGGATTATATGCAGATAAGATTGTGAATATGATAGGTGAAAAATCAAATATTAAAATTATTCCATTTCGTGGAGAGTATTTTGAATTAACCGAAGATTCTCATCATTTGGTAAATGGTTTAATTTATCCGGTTCCAGATCCCAAATTTCCTTTTTTGGGTGTCCATTACACCAGATTAATCAATGGTGGAGTTGAAGCAGGACCTAATGCTGTTTTGGCATTTGCTAAAGAAGGCTATAAATTCAGCACTGTTAATCCAAAAGAATTTCTCGGGACATTATCCTTTAGTGGGTTTTGGATTATGGCAGCAAAATATTGGAAAACTGGAATGTCGGAAATGTACAGGTCTCTGAGTAAAAAATCATTTACTCGATCTCTCCAAAAGCTTGTTCCAGAAATTCGTGAGGAAAATTTAGTCTCCACTGAAGCTGGAGTAAGGGCTCAGGCAGTAGATTCTACTGGATTTCTTTTAGATGATTTTAGTATTATACAAACTGCTCGGGGTATACATGTACAGAATGCCCCATCCCCAGCAGCTACATCTTCACTTTCTATAGGAAAATATGTTGCTGATTTAGCACAATCTTCGTTTAGTTTATAA
- a CDS encoding MBL fold metallo-hydrolase yields the protein MLDKENVLQIRVPIPGRDRGLNHTLVYLVKSLDSWILIDTGLGTDEGYNFLTQSITDLGFKPDDIKNILITHGHPDHHGLSERMREWTGAQIAMHQLDAKSEFRRRNRMDVNDETFKIWNTLYGIPIELMQKEQRAVEKHSNEDYSPWRSPVPDADILITENEELFGDPNIVSIWTPGHSPGHICVYDKKRKVLFSGDHVLPRITPNISMYPGDDHNPLGQYIDSLTQVENLDVETVYPAHQGTFTGLKDRVVVMKQHHEDRMQEMTNAIKNSTDGLTAWQVASNIHWNVGTWENIGFWTRRMATTETLSHLEYMYNNNIVKKTERNSQVTYQI from the coding sequence ATGCTAGATAAAGAAAATGTATTACAAATAAGGGTTCCTATACCAGGAAGAGACCGAGGATTAAACCACACCTTAGTTTATCTTGTTAAATCTTTAGATAGTTGGATATTGATTGACACAGGTCTTGGCACTGATGAAGGCTATAATTTTTTAACACAATCAATTACTGATTTAGGCTTTAAACCTGACGATATAAAAAATATTCTTATTACTCATGGTCATCCAGATCACCATGGTCTTTCCGAAAGGATGAGAGAATGGACGGGTGCCCAAATTGCCATGCACCAATTGGATGCCAAATCTGAGTTTCGACGTAGAAATCGAATGGATGTTAATGATGAAACATTTAAGATATGGAATACACTTTATGGAATCCCGATTGAGCTAATGCAAAAAGAGCAAAGAGCGGTTGAAAAGCATTCAAACGAAGATTATTCTCCTTGGCGCTCTCCAGTACCAGATGCAGATATTCTTATAACAGAAAATGAAGAATTATTTGGAGATCCTAATATAGTTTCAATTTGGACTCCAGGCCATTCTCCTGGCCATATTTGTGTATACGATAAGAAACGTAAAGTCTTATTTTCAGGGGATCATGTTCTTCCACGAATTACACCAAATATAAGTATGTATCCAGGTGATGATCATAATCCTTTGGGGCAATATATTGATTCATTAACACAGGTAGAAAATTTAGATGTTGAGACTGTTTACCCGGCACACCAAGGTACGTTTACTGGTTTGAAAGATCGTGTAGTCGTAATGAAGCAACATCATGAAGATCGAATGCAAGAAATGACAAATGCTATAAAAAATTCTACCGATGGCTTAACAGCCTGGCAGGTTGCTTCAAATATTCATTGGAATGTTGGTACTTGGGAAAATATAGGGTTTTGGACTAGACGTATGGCTACAACTGAAACTTTATCTCATCTTGAGTATATGTATAATAATAATATAGTTAAAAAAACAGAACGTAACTCACAAGTAACTTATCAAATTTAG